A segment of the Nitrospiria bacterium genome:
AAACAGGGACGATCGCGATCATTGAAAGCACAACAGGCTCAAACGAATTTAGAGGGGATATGGAAGTAAGAGCGAAGCGGCAAATGCCGGCAAACCTACAAGTTTCCGTCAACTTTAATCTGCAACTTCCACCAGGAACCCAATTGCCAGCACAAGCACAGCAAGTGCTTCAACAACTGATGCAACAGGTGCAACAAGTCGGACTCCAGCAGGCTCAGCAGGCCGTTGAACAAGCATTGCAGAGCCAAGCTCCTTTGATCGGTGCGGAGGCAGCACTTCGGAATGGGCGATGGGTGAGAGCGGCCTAGAGTTCGACTAACAGTACAATGCCGGGGGCAAGGGTACTAGACCCTGTAGGTAATACGAGAGGAGCTTCCTCATACGTAGCAGGCAAAACATTTAAGGGTTCCTGGCAAGGAGATAACCGCATTGAAAATACTGCCGCCTCACCAATCGTGATTTTAGAAAGTATCGTTATATTTGACATATTCGAGATTGCCATAATCTCTCCTTAGAAGAACAAATTATATACTACATGGAGCAATTGGTCAACGCTATTCATGAGCTAGTTGGAAATTCCGGTCGGTAGTGTACATTATCGATTTCATTATAAAATTACAAGAAATAATCGGAGGGCCAAGTCATGTATCTATACTTTCCATCCATCACAAAGGCAAGGCTCCCCTCCGGCCTCGCGCGCGGGTGGGGGGTGGTTAGGGGGAAGTGATTTTATCGATGTTGGTTTGTGATAGAGCATTGAAATGCAGGGTGGCAAAGTTTCATGGACCTATCAATCAGCAAAATACTACCCCCTTTTTCATATAGAATAATCGGCAGCTCATTTACTTGGGCGAAGTTGTTTTTGACGTGTTTAGGTCTTTGTTTTGCTTTTATTTTGGGTCTTGAGGGTTGCGCTGTTAGCCAAAAGTATGAAATTAGCGTGCCAGATCGGAATATAGATGCGGGTTCATTTGGTATTAATAATGTTATTGACCTGCCCAATCTGCAATTATCGGTTAAACCATTTAATGGCAGATTAGTATCAACATTTAATACGGTATTCATTGTTATCCCTCTTCCTATAAATCCTGTATCACCATACGCCTGGCGCTTTGGAAAGGGGAAAGAAGTTCCGACCTCCCCCTTTCTAATAGAAATCGGCTTCTATCCCAAAGAGAAGGATTTGTCCATACAGCCGTCTCAAATTCTCCTCTCATTGAAGGATCAAGTGTATAAGCCTAGTGGCATTACATTACCAACGGAATTCTCTCCAATGCAAACATTCGGAAAATCATATTACCAGGGACTTAATCTCTGTTTCCTCCCCCATAATATGAAGCCTACAGAACGAATAGTGGAGTTACAGCCGGTTGTTGTCGAGAAAGGAAAAATGGCCTGCATATGGTTAAGTTTTGATATTCTGCCACCGCCTCCGGAAAATCAGTTTGATTTTATAATTAAGGGCATTAAAATTGGCAATAAGGAGATTGAAATCCCAAAGTTGCATTTTGTGAAAGGCATAGCATATCGAAATGACTCTATTCCGTGATTTGAAGGCCTGGGGCCTGGCCTTAAAATATGAGAAGAGGCGGTCGAGTACAATTCTTCGCTGGGATCTCCCCTCCGGCCTCGCGCGCGGCAGGTGGTGGGTGATATTTTATACAAAGCTCTTCTTTTACTGATTATTGAGTTAAAAAGGGTAATGTTGTGTAACAAGTAACGTGAAATTCCAGGTGTCCCTTGAATCGAGATGTTCAATTGTATCCCAGCCTGCCTCTTCGATGGAAGGTGGCAATGATTGACGGGGTGATTCTCCTTACTGTGACGATGTTGCTGCCGCTTGCGACCAATCAGATCAACGGGGGGTATTCGTTCCTCAACATCGTTGCCCTGCTCGGCCCCGTCATGCTGCTTGAGCCATTTCTCATCTCCTTTCGGGGTGCAACAATCGGTCAGTCTTGGTTTGGCATGAGTGTCCTCTATATAAAAACCAGGGGAAGATGTCCATTGCCCAATTCCTATCTGCGGTATGTTACAAAGATGTTACTGGGTGGCGTGTCACTCGTTTATATGTATTTTAGTCATCGTCATCAAGCAATCCACGACCATTTGGCTGGCACCGTCGTTGTGTTCACCGATGCCCTTGCACAATATCGGGCCACCTCGGGATCACTGGAACTTCCCGAACGGGAGGAAGACGTTCAATTTATCTACCCCTCGATTTTCAGAAGGTTTATGGTATTTCTTGGCTGGTATGTCGTTGCGTTTGCCCTTTTTATTATTGTCCTAAGTTTAACATTGCTAATATTTGATCCTGCATGCCTAAGGGTCCATTCAAAGGGGGACGCGCTCTGTGCAGCGATCGGAATAGCAGGCGAGTTTCTTCTACTGATATTATTCCTGCAAATTGCCTATATGGGGGCAAAAGGCCGTCTTCCGGGTGCGAAACGGCATCGGGAAGATTTGTAAAAACCAGCCTGGACAGAATTCCAGGGATGTTACCCTTAGATTCTGCCAACTCCCCTCCGGCCTCGCGCGCGGGGGAAGGGCTGGAAAATGGAGCATTGGAGCAGTGGAGCAATGGAGATAGAAAAGGTGAAAATTCGTAAGATGAAGCCCACGAAGGCCGTATTCGGCCGAGCGCCAGTGTGCACACCAAAAATGATGTTGACCGGGGAATGGATTTTACTGTAGAATTATACGAGACAGAAGCGGGGATATGCCCTGTGCATGAATTTTTGGACGATTTGAAGACCACCGATCCCAACGACTTTGCGGCGGTGGTGGCCGGTCTGGCAAAACTGCGGAACCGGCAGTATCACCGGGAACCCTTGTGCAAAGCACTGGGCGAGGGGTTATTCGAACTGCGCCACGTGGGCAAGCTCAATACCCGCGTGCTGTGGTTTTTCATGAAGAATCGCCGGATCATCGCAGTGCACGGCATCCGCAACAAAGGCCGGGCCATTCCGACCCGCGACATCGAGACCGCGCGGGAACGGATGCGCGATTGGCGAAAACGAGCAGGACAATGAAAAAAACAAATTTCGATCGATACCTGGAAGATCAGTTGAGAGATGCGGCGTTTGCTGCGCGATTTAAGCGCGCAGGCGAGGCCTGGGATGTGGCACTGCAGATCGCGGCACTTCGCGAGCAGGCCGGGCTGTCCCAAAAGGATCTTGCGAAGCTCCTTAAGACCACTCAGCAGCATGTCAGCCGGTTGGAGTCCCCCGCCTACGAAGGTCACTCCCTCAGCACACTGCGTCGCGTCGCGGAAGCGCTGCATGCCAAGGTCCGTGTCGTATTCGAACCGGCCGAAAAAGAGACCGGGATGCATACAGCGGAAGCCGCCGCATCGTACCGCGCCAAACGCACCGCAACCAAACGGACATGACTCAAACGGGGCCGCAGACTGGGAGAACTTGGAGAAGAACCGGCTCCCCTCCGGCCTCGCGCGCGGGGGGTGTTTTGGGCGGGTGTTGATCCGGTCACGCCTCTTATATTCCCCCTTTTCACCGCCCTCCAGCCCCTATATATAATGATGCAGATCGAATATATTCGACTTCCCATCCTTGAACTTCCGGTGACGCTTTACTTATCTCCGGCATGCTTCACTCCGGCTTTGCTCGCGGGAGGAGTGGCCGTGTCGCCGTGAATTGACAATCGTGACACGTTTCGCTAAAATAATGACAAATGTCAATAATGATGTCTCAAGGAAGAGAGGTGTTCGGTGGAAACCCTAACAGTAAAAGAACGCAATCCGCAAGCCGCCGAGATCTTTAGAAAGGTCTTTCATAAACAGCTGACATCCCATATGGATGTCATTGAAATGAGCAAGCAGGGTGTCACAAAACGTTCCTTCATAACTTTTGTGCGCTTGGTCAACTTCTCACGGGACCAATATGCGCGCATGCTTCCGATCACGCTTCGCACGATAGAGAGATATTCCAATAATGACAAGTTTAACCCCGCGGTATCCGAACACATAATCAAGTTGGTGCTGCTTGTGGGAAAAGGGATCGAGGTATTCGGATCCTTGCAGAAGTTTAAGAGCTGGTTCAACTCGCCCAGCAAGGCTTTCGGGGGGAAGGCGCCGAGCGATTTGGTCGGCCTTCAAACCGGGGCCCAAATGGTTATGGACGAACTCGGTCGCATTGAGTATGGTGTCTATGCATGAGGCGGGTTTATCGGATGGCCCTTGCCAAACATGCGCGCGACCTGTCCGGAAAAGGCGCCCGGCTCACTGGGGGCAGATGGAACGCTAAAGATACCGCCGTCATCTACACATCGGAGAGTCGATCGCTGGCCGCGATGGAATACCTCGTCCATGTGTCGCTAACGAACATACCCGCAGGTATAAGGATTGTTTCAATCGGCATCCCCGATTCGAGTGTTCCAAAACAAATTAATCCTTCCGATTTGCCGGCAGATTGGCATCGCAATCCCGCGCCGTTTTCGTTGGCGGATATGGGCACAAAGTGGGCAATAAGCATGGAAAGCCTTTTGCTTCGCGCGCCGTCGGCTGTGATCATGCATGAGTATAACATCCTGATTAACCCGACACACCCCGACATGAAATCCGTTCAGATCCTCGATGTGGAGAACTTCATTTATGATGAGAGACTCCACAAGACCGACCCATAGCAGAATTCCAGAGACACCCTGTTTAATTTGTATTTTTTGAACGAGTCGGGTCGGATCTGAATAAATAAGCCCCCCCTCCGGCCTCGCGCGCGGGATGTGGGGTGCGTTGACAAAGGGTTTATCTTGACGTAGGATGAATGTTATCCGGAGTCGGGTGACGGGACTTGTTGAATGAGGGTCAGAGAAGCCATCAGTCTCATCGAA
Coding sequences within it:
- a CDS encoding antitoxin Xre/MbcA/ParS toxin-binding domain-containing protein — encoded protein: METLTVKERNPQAAEIFRKVFHKQLTSHMDVIEMSKQGVTKRSFITFVRLVNFSRDQYARMLPITLRTIERYSNNDKFNPAVSEHIIKLVLLVGKGIEVFGSLQKFKSWFNSPSKAFGGKAPSDLVGLQTGAQMVMDELGRIEYGVYA
- a CDS encoding type II toxin-antitoxin system RelE/ParE family toxin, translating into MHEFLDDLKTTDPNDFAAVVAGLAKLRNRQYHREPLCKALGEGLFELRHVGKLNTRVLWFFMKNRRIIAVHGIRNKGRAIPTRDIETARERMRDWRKRAGQ
- a CDS encoding RDD family protein, with product MYPSLPLRWKVAMIDGVILLTVTMLLPLATNQINGGYSFLNIVALLGPVMLLEPFLISFRGATIGQSWFGMSVLYIKTRGRCPLPNSYLRYVTKMLLGGVSLVYMYFSHRHQAIHDHLAGTVVVFTDALAQYRATSGSLELPEREEDVQFIYPSIFRRFMVFLGWYVVAFALFIIVLSLTLLIFDPACLRVHSKGDALCAAIGIAGEFLLLILFLQIAYMGAKGRLPGAKRHREDL
- a CDS encoding helix-turn-helix transcriptional regulator encodes the protein MKKTNFDRYLEDQLRDAAFAARFKRAGEAWDVALQIAALREQAGLSQKDLAKLLKTTQQHVSRLESPAYEGHSLSTLRRVAEALHAKVRVVFEPAEKETGMHTAEAAASYRAKRTATKRT
- a CDS encoding RES family NAD+ phosphorylase → MALAKHARDLSGKGARLTGGRWNAKDTAVIYTSESRSLAAMEYLVHVSLTNIPAGIRIVSIGIPDSSVPKQINPSDLPADWHRNPAPFSLADMGTKWAISMESLLLRAPSAVIMHEYNILINPTHPDMKSVQILDVENFIYDERLHKTDP